One window of Vespula pensylvanica isolate Volc-1 chromosome 13, ASM1446617v1, whole genome shotgun sequence genomic DNA carries:
- the LOC122633938 gene encoding uncharacterized protein LOC122633938 — translation MERQTRMRDRDSRDREYQIFDRSDSTYGEERKRSKAERKKEKTLKRKDSDRLEKSVSYADRYADDQRYRYQSDRERSRRDITKSCCFLCAENSLAIAGAIGPKPVCSNKSVDAYDMETIETSCSPIKLPVHVRTVKSTFRVKVRDTCTSYGNIPKAKKKKRKKFRLFPKIKKSTCSNRKVQPKRRTVGCVTESQSKTKKPEEKKVREPCCREKAV, via the coding sequence ATGGAGAGACAAACCAGAATGAGAGACAGGGATTCGAGAGACAGGGAATATCAAATCTTTGATCGATCGGATTCGACATAcggcgaagaaagaaaaagatcgaaagcggaaagaaagaaagaaaaaacacttAAACGGAAAGATTCTGATCGTCTGGAAAAGTCGGTCTCTTATGCCGATCGATACGCCGACGATCAAAGATATAGATATCAGAGTGATCGCGAGAGATCAAGAAGGGATATAACCAAGAGTTGCTGCTTCTTGTGTGCCGAAAATTCGTTAGCGATCGCGGGAGCTATCGGTCCTAAACCGGTATGTTCCAATAAGAGCGTGGATGCATATGACAtggaaacgatcgaaacgagTTGCAGTCCGATTAAATTGCCGGTACACGTGAGGACTGTTAAATCGACGTTTCGAGTTAAAGTACGAGACACGTGTACGTCCTATGGGAATATACCTaaagcgaagaagaaaaaacgtaaaaagttTAGACTTTTTccgaagattaaaaaaagcacGTGTTCAAACCGTAAGGTTCAACCCAAACGACGTACGGTCGGTTGTGTTACCGAAAGTCAATCGAAAACTAAGAAaccagaagagaaaaaggtacGCGAACCTTGTTGCAGAGAGAAAGCGGTATAA
- the LOC122633860 gene encoding homeobox protein MSH-C-like, with translation MTFVKMEYCQSQEKASDGDICDLRRARSHQNANDVCSIEEEARYDRRGSEDSERRAKSPSNHRETMEYASDSSSESYREYRRQRIAERRNVSPVATSSAFTIDNILGTRNEKREEERDFSKVCYVDKEDEQDEKDEKIVEGQFVRPTAIPAAHPNVSGMLYAHTAIPYADGTLSDPSSYSTTSLASASLLYSSWFAQSKPGQLFGLQAPKPNGRRSRKPGIDRKPRQAYSAKQLERLEAEFKIDKYLSVSKRMELSKSLNLTEVQIKTWFQNRRTKWKKQLTSRLKIAQRQGLFPPTYFPPNQYPLLPYYAAPLMFGNPSLDEASSNVTTTIQPRPVLPSPDTV, from the exons ATGACTTTTGTCAAGATGGAGTATTGTCAGAGCCAGGAGAAGGCGTCGGACGGTGATATTTGCGATCTACGACGAGCGAGATCGCATCAGAATGCCAACGATGTTTGTTCTATCGAGGAGGAGGCGAGGTACGATCGCCGAGGAAGCGAGGACAGCGAACGACGTGCAAAATCACCGAGTAATCATCGAGAGACGATGGAATATGCATCCGATTCGAGCAGTGAAAGCTACAGAGAATATCGAAGGCAACGTATCGCGGAGAGAAGGAACGTGTCACCGGTCGCAACGTCGAGTGCATTCACGATCGACAATATTCTTGgaacgagaaacgagaaacgagaagaggaaagagatttTTCGAAGGTTTGTTACGTCGACAAGGAAGACGAACAGGACGAAAAGGACGAGAAGATCGTCGAGGGACAGTTTGTGAGGCCGACGGCTATTCCCGCCGCTCATCCGA ACGTGAGTGGTATGTTGTACGCGCACACGGCTATTCCCTACGCCGATGGGACTCTTTCGGATCCTTCGAGTTACTCGACGACCTCGTTGGCCTCCGCATCCCTCTTGTACAGCAGCTGGTTCGCACAATCAAAACCTGGTCAGCTTTTTGGTCTTCAAG CACCAAAACCGAATGGCAGGCGTTCGAGAAAACCAGGAATCGATAGAAAACCGCGACAAGCATATAGCGCTAAACAATTGGAAAGACTCGAAGCGGAGTTCAAG ATCGACAAGTATCTCAGTGTGAGCAAACGAATGGAACTTTCGAAATCTCTGAATCTGACGGAGGTTCAAATCAAAACGTGGTTCCAAAATCGACGTACCAAGTGGAAGAAGCAATTGACATCCCGACTGAAGATAGCGCAGAGACAAGGACTCTTTCCGCCGACTTATTTTCCTCCAAACCAGTACCCTTTGTTACCCTACTATGCCGCACCCTTGATGTTCGGAAATCCTTCGTTAGATGAAGCTAGCAGCAACGTCACGACAACGATACAGCCGCGTCCTGTGCTACCATCACCCGATACAGTCTGA
- the LOC122633869 gene encoding uncharacterized protein LOC122633869, translating into MFLLLYPLLSLLRAHAEECFDDGNEFCIDQNDILSIDLLPGSFLFADSYQKKNNSIVEKETIDGTFDKALNEMDYHRKRMNEYLCHGYMAEEIVKEVSLPRVKRKPNSAPSKPIMPDSLSNDNVTIHEKMLWDEGSSKYKNWLQRRTTLDDVYRHYSPRKALKKKQGVKYDHDIEEFDGEVTGFAMQAPLPSGKIGVYEAPNSNEDHVPAASGHNYHHYGYGHGEQFGHPGEFFPAIHEEHYYHVPYHHEQQEHEEEHHKPVYHSKGKGHDLSLKDFFEIALTALAFLAFGLFVIQLLMNATQNMTNVTTATNLPDTDGTRFKRHVGGFPMTYATNQELNELSYRVLRSVEAALVADMDSANCLRRILCEDNQYSKSTNDGRKIWIPVWSLGMSWITGRVSKNAPWSAMLESVKASVLGLGGANCTLLYPNCDLRKERIKRRRRRRR; encoded by the exons ATGTTCCTTTTACTTTATCCACTGTTATCACTCCTTCGTGCGCACGCTGAGGAATGTTTCGACGATGGAAATGAATTTTGCATCGATCAAAACGacatattatcgatcgatctattgCCGGGATCCTTTTTGTTTGCCGATTCGTatcagaagaaaaataattcgatagtAGAGAAGGAGACCATAGACGGCACCTTCGACAAGGCTTTGAACGAAATGGATTATCACAG aaaaagaatgaacgagTATCTTTGCCATGGATACATGGCAGAGGAGATTGTCAAAGAGGTGAGTCTTCCCAGAGTTAAACGGAAACCCAACTCGGCACCTTCCAAACCTATTATGCCGGACTCTTTGAGCAACGACAACGTGACCATTCACGAGAAGATGTTGTGGGACGAAGGTAGCTCCAAGTATAAAAATTGGCTACAAAG GAGGACTACTTTGGACGACGTATATCGTCATTATTCACCGCGCAAAgcgttgaaaaagaaacaaggagtTAAATACGATCATGACATCGAAGAATTTGATGGTGAGGTCACTGGTTTTGCCATGCAAGCACCGTTACCTTCCGGAAAAATAGGTGTTTACGAGGCACCAAACTCGAACGAAG ATCACGTACCTGCCGCTTCGGGGCATAATTATCATCACTACGGATACGGTCACGGTGAACAGTTCGGTCATCCTGGTGAATTTTTCCCTGCGATACACGAGGAACATTACTATCACGTCCCGTATCATCATGAACAACAGGAGCACGAGGAGGAACATCACAAGCCTGTCTATCATAGCAAAGGAAAGGGACACGATCTTTCGTTGAaagatttctttgaaattgcTCTCACCGCGTTAGCCTTCTTGGCGTTTGGTCTATTCGTCATCCAGCTCTTGATGAATGCCACG CAAAATATGACGAACGTCACTACGGCTACTAACCTGCCAGACACGGATGGGACACGTTTTAAAAGACACGTCGGTGGCTTCCCGATGACTTATGCCACTAATCAGGAATTGAACGAATTGTCTTATCGCGTTTTGAGATCGGTCGAAGCGGCTCTAGTTGCTGATATGGATTCTGCCAATTGTCTACGAAGAATTCTCTGCGAGGACAATCAATATTCAAAGAGTACTAACGATGGTCGTAAAATTTGGATACCTGTTTGGAG CTTAGGGATGAGCTGGATTACAGGAAGGGTTTCCAAAAATGCACCTTGGTCGGCAATGCTGGAATCCGTAAAGGCTTCGGTTCTTGGCTTGGGTGGAGCCAATTGCACTCTGCTCTATCCCAATTGCGATCTTCGCAAAGAGAGAATCAAAAGACGTCGTAGACGCAGAAGATAA
- the LOC122633867 gene encoding carbonic anhydrase 3-like, translated as MELHVVHFKTQYLTLEHALRQVDGIIIIVYFLKLQTSPNIFLKEIISALPSIKIANSSIRLVPIVLTNIFKAFTEDYFIYWGSTITPQWTRRIMWFICREPIGISKEQIDKFRNLYDENTKPILGNSRPLQNRDNRHVFHVCPTRSLHSTLLPISREQIALSSQANPFLPR; from the exons ATGGAACTCCACGTAGTACACTTTAAAACGCAATACTTAACTCTAGAGCATGCTCTTCGACAAGTCGACGGcattataataatcgtttattttttaaag TTGCAGACGTCtcctaatatatttttaaaggagATAATAAGCGCTTTGCCTTCCATTAAAATCGCTAATTCCAGCATTCGTTTAGTACCGATTGTTctaacgaatatttttaaagcatTTACcgaagattattttatatattgggGTTCGACGATAACACCACAATGGACTCGGCGTATAATGTGGTTCATATGCAGAGAACCTATTGGAATATCCAAAGAACAG ATAGacaaatttcgaaatttatacGACGAGAATACAAAACCGATCCTTGGAAATAGTCGGCCACTTCAGAATAGAGACAACAGGCATGTTTTCCACGTTTGTCCAACGAGATCGTTACACTCTACGCTTTTACCGATATCAAGAGAACAGATTGCTCTATCCAGCCAAGCCAACCCTTTTCTACCGCGTTaa
- the LOC122633857 gene encoding MYCBP-associated protein-like, whose protein sequence is MDYARKIGKKKKPDSYTPKTLVTMVTTFDYDLTKDIPKNIEDRRLKNWKKWLVEREKIGRRIKSITGRPEIDQTINSCEKVRSLIELKNLMEHASIPVPLIPDKYRGGPEFWRVPESLPKHGDVCLPEITMVPTKKDLNLPPDMTYVDVPELIEKEKGLYGISLKETTWERNLYFKQREQELHEEIKLLMPKKPETKKLLICGKTFVRPKKPPKTPIITITSSEEDKPCKDLDLAIILKIQDREIVQNSNDRSNEKPIEWNFNFRGRVDERSEQKITFENKGNIVIHYRWRDWSFQPNFQFFQKHDSPFYFNKTDGIVLPGKIEELKIWYLPRSSNVFVESWRLFTDPEISNSPLICRFWGCAEERDDKISSCFAISKIDLYLNRCIKDSIIREIIEKIIANIDYRKPSEPAYSSLFLENEVFRAKNPYHFYHMDIILKLRELYREVTERSAVPWNLSLNDLREILLLIKKPERRQQMLVRFSNLCKECLKPPLISTFVNDKKYTAVYNALCSFANCFEIESEFVLTNCISTKENKPTDPNDSLMSQLSAGSINKHRKKNKNQDNEPTKSQVLGSSVSLEQRYTGSQLYKEVFFVRIYEILGEIIERISAIINSYNRLDGIDTSFCLSR, encoded by the coding sequence atggatTACGCGAGGAAaatagggaaaaagaagaaacctgATAGTTACACTCCAAAGACCCTTGTTACAATGGTAACAACGTTTGATTATGATTTGACAAAAGACATCCCAAAGAATATAGAAGATCGACGTTTAAAGAATTGGAAAAAATGGTtggtcgagagagaaaagatcggTCGTCGTATAAAATCTATAACGGGTCGTCCCGAAATCGATCAGACTATTAACTCTTGCGAGAAAGTACGTTCCCTGATCGAGTTGAAAAACTTGATGGAACACGCCTCGATACCGGTTCCTCTGATACCCGATAAATATCGCGGTGGTCCAGAATTTTGGAGAGTTCCGGAATCCTTGCCTAAACATGGTGATGTTTGTTTGCCCGAGATAACAATGGTACCGACCAAAAAGGATCTGAATCTTCCACCGGACATGACGTACGTCGACGTACCAGAActgatcgagaaagaaaaaggtttaTATGGTATCTCGTTGAAGGAGACTACGTGGGAACGAAATTTGTACTTTAAACAACGCGAACAAGAACTGCACGAAGAGATAAAGCTTTTGATGCCTAAGAAACCAGAAACgaagaaacttttaatttGTGGTAAGACTTTCGTGAGGCCAAAGAAACCGCCAAAAACACCCATTATAACGATTACGTCATCGGAAGAGGACAAACCCTGTAAAGATTTAGATTTGGCAATAATTCTGAAGATACAGGATCGAGAGATCGTTCAAAATTCAAACGATCGGTCCAACGAGAAACCCATAGAATGGAACTTCAACTTTCGTGGTAGGGTCGATGAGAGATCCGAGCAGAAGATCACTTTTGAGAACAAAGGTAATATCGTGATTCATTATCGCTGGAGAGACTGGTCTTTTCAAccgaattttcaatttttccaaAAACACGACAGCCCTTTCTACTTCAACAAAACCGATGGGATCGTTTTACCAGGAAAAATCGAGGAACTGAAGATCTGGTATTTGCCACGATCGTCCAACGTATTCGTCGAATCCTGGAGACTCTTTACAGACCCAGAAATAAGCAATTCTCCATTGATCTGTCGATTCTGGGGTTGTGCCGAAGAAAGAGACGATAAGATATCGAGTTGTTTTGCCATATCCAAGATCGACTTGTACTTAAATCGTTGTATCAAAGACTCAATAATTCGAGAGATCATCGAGAAGATAATAGCTAATATCGATTATAGAAAACCATCCGAACCCGCATACAGTAGTCTGTTTCTTGAAAACGAGGTCTTCAGAGCTAAAAAtccttatcatttttatcatatggatattatattgaaattacgCGAACTTTATCGCGAGGTGACCGAACGATCGGCCGTACCTTGGAATTTATCTCTGAACGATCTTCGGGAGATCCTTCTACTTATAAAAAAACCAGAACGGAGACAGCAAATGCTTGTACGATTCAGTAATCTCTGCAAGGAATGCTTGAAGCCTCCATTGATTTCTACTTTCgtaaatgataagaaatatacGGCTGTATATAATGCGTTGTGTTCGTTTGCGAATTGTTTCGAGATCGAGAGCGAATTTGTGTTGACCAATTGTATTTCAACTAAAGAGAACAAACCGACCGATCCGAATGACTCATTGATGTCACAATTATCTGCGGGAAGTATTAACAAGCatcgtaaaaagaataagaatcaAGACAATGAGCCGACGAAGTCACAGGTATTAGGAAGCTCTGTGAGCTTGGAGCAAAGGTATACCGGCAGTCAACTTTACAAGGAGGtatttttcgttcgtatttATGAGATATTAGGTGAGATTATAGAACGTATTTCGGCGATAATTAACTCTTACAATCGATTGGATGGGATAGACACTTCGTTCTGTCTATCGAGATAG
- the LOC122633864 gene encoding carbonic anhydrase-related protein-like, with amino-acid sequence MALLPEYYKGLIGLGKYGQSPIDLDDKIVRPKRYPPLMLNGHWMNEGEAILGNDGNVATVILGGNRIQSTVSGGPLFNDVYEYFICNFRWGEENCNGSEHTINGTWFSMEAQMVHWNRKYLSFDECLKYKDGICILSFLFLVPSGEYVENNPQFEKITENLKYVVDAGSEKNIPPNSLCWMRWAARCERYYSYQGSYNEGSCGILGYPECVTWIIFPLMIRISPSQVDAFRMLKDEKGNPIKNNCKKIQLLRGRRIFLGIS; translated from the exons ATGGCACTTCTACCAGAATATTACAAGGGTTTGATCG gTTTGGGGAAATATGGACAATCTCCGATCGACTTGGACGACAAAATAGTCCGTCCTAAACGATATCCGCCTCTTATGTTAAATGGTCATTGGATGAACGAGGGAGAAGCCATTTTGGGAAACGATGGAAACGTCG CGACTGTCATTCTTGGTGGCAATAGAATACAATCCACAGTTTCAGGCGGCCCGCTATTTAACGACgtctatgaatattttatttgcaaCTTTCGTTGGGGCGAGGAGAACTGTAATGGCTCGGAACACACTATAAACGGCACTTG GTTTTCTATGGAAGCTCAGATGGTACATTGGAATCGAAAGTACCTTTCGTTCGATGAGTGTTTAAAATACAAGGATGGCATTTGTATactatcctttttattttta gTCCCATCGGGAGAGTACGTCGAGAATAACCCACAATTCGAAAAGATTACTGAAAATTTAAAATACGTCGTAGACGCAGGATccgagaaaaatattccacCGA ATTCATTATGCTGGATGCGATGGGCTGCTCGCTGCGAACGTTATTACAGTTACCAAGGATCTTACAACGAAGGTTCATGCGGTATTCTCGGATATCCCGAATGCGTTACTTGGATTATTTTTCCATTGATGATTAGGATAAGTCCATCTCAA GTCGATGCTTTTCGAATGCTGAAGGATGAGAAAGGTAAtcctataaaaaataactgCAAGAAAATTCAATTGTTGCGCGGAAGAAGAATATTCTTGGGCATTTCTTAA
- the LOC122633863 gene encoding carbonic anhydrase 2-like, whose translation MRVGRKYKDGRKDHDLHAIISTSSSGLPKWRQSPIDLKPTNTWTQKFPPLLLTGYWLKKGKATMTNTGKTVNIELLDQSTDPYLRGGPLSEDEFKLKNVQFRWGPSDSQGAEHSINSVWYSMEAQALHWNTRYGSLEKCYDKSDGIAILSYLMQVVGCKGMPDNPTVARVTDHLPRIKKMGSSITVTPDCLWWILQACAAPGYFTYLGSLTVSPYNECVIWIIISHAIKISSRQMDAFRNIYDYKWDPIVSNYRPQQLCCGRRILYATDCSIV comes from the exons ATGCGGGTCGGACGAAAATACAAGGACGGACGAAAAG ATCACGATTTACACGCGATAATATCAACGTCATCGAGCGGTTTACCAAAATGGAGACAGTCGCCCATTGATTTGAAGCCGACCAATACGTGGACTCAAAAGTTTCCACCTTTGTTGTTAACCGGTTATTGgttaaaaaagggaaaagcgACGATGACGAACACAGGAAAAACAG ttAACATCGAACTGTTGGATCAGTCAACCGATCCTTATTTACGAGGTGGACCGTTGAGCGAAGACGagtttaaattgaaaaatgtacAATTTCGTTGGGGTCCGAGCGATTCTCAAGGTGCCGAACACTCTATAAACAGTGTATG GTATTCTATGGAGGCGCAAGCTCTTCATTGGAATACTCGATATGGATCGTTGGAAAAGTGTTACGACAAATCTGACGGTATTGCGATACTTTCTTATTTGATGCAG GTCGTTGGCTGTAAAGGAATGCCAGATAATCCAACAGTCGCTCGTGTTACCGATCACTTACCAAGAATTAAGAAGATGGGGAGTAGTATAACCGTTACACCtg ACTGTTTGTGGTGGATACTGCAGGCGTGTGCGGCTCCAGGCTATTTTACGTATCTCGGCTCTCTTACCGTGTCACCGTATAACGAATGTGTAATTTGGATAATAATTTCACAcgcgataaaaatttcttctcgtCAA ATGGATgcatttagaaatatttatgactACAAATGGGATCCCATAGTGAGTAATTACAGGCCGCAACAGTTATGCTGCGGTAGACGAATTTTATATGCCACTGATTGCAGCATAGTTtga
- the LOC122633865 gene encoding carbonic anhydrase 7-like — protein MQCAGDSSKWGQSPVDIDDNHVLRVEYPPLTMSGHWNQEGYANIKNTGSTVAITLEGNRNPASIRGGPLTDDVYEFSEVVFRWGSSNCKGAEHTLNGTWFTMEAQIIHFNLRYEEIEKCWDKRDGLAICSYFLQVYQLPAWDEHPLFSKITDNLYKITEPESTAKISPNCLSWMRQACQTPGYYSYSGSITTWPYYECATWIIFPEPVRISENQAQCFRMLRNKQGTFIKENYREVQKLNSRVIYYIC, from the exons ATGCAGTGCGCTG GTGACAGCTCGAAATGGGGACAATCTCCCGTGGATATAGACGACAATCATGTTCTTAGAGTAGAATATCCTCCTCTCACTATGAGTGGCCATTGGAATCAGGAAGGATACGCAAATATAAAGAACACTGGATCTACCG TCGCGATAACTCTGGAGGGTAATAGAAATCCAGCTAGTATACGTGGTGGACCGCTAACAGACGACGTGTACGAATTTTCCGAAGTTGTCTTTCGTTGGGGCTCATCGAATTGTAAAGGAGCCGAGCATACTCTCAATGGAACGTGGTTTACAATGGAAGCTCAAATCATACACTTTAATCTTCGATacgaagaaattgaaaagtgCTGGGACAAGAGAGACGGTCTCGCGATTTGctcttattttcttcaggTCTATCAACTTCCTGCTTGGGACGAGCATCCATTGTTCTCGAAGATCACcgataatttgtataaaatcaCCGAACCGGAGTCCACCGCAAAAATATCACCTA ACTGTTTGAGTTGGATGAGGCAAGCCTGTCAAACACCAGGCTATTATAGCTACTCCGGTTCCATTACCACTTGGCCCTATTACGAGTGCGCAACTTGGATCATTTTCCCAGAACCCGTACGAATCTCGGAAAATCAAGCGCAATGTTTCAGAATGTTAAGAAACAAACAAGGAACGTTTATCAAAGAGAATTATCGGGAGGTTCAAAAGCTCAATTCGCGAGTAATTTACTATATTTGTTGA
- the LOC122633939 gene encoding carbonic anhydrase 3-like has translation MESMSRTMSCEYVSAINIQLPNDYKFHLHFVNDKALLSSELLKWSHIFSRTSVIEEECQSPIFSFGYAAHNGPHTWKTFYPESTGYNQSPINITTTIAIGEYDNIEWVGHNTVPCSMIMANDGNSVIVCGTWCGRAHPFIKGGPLTDIYNFHSMMFHWGPSDNEGSEHTINHVRYAMELQFIHVKRGLFSPLQAVLLGAKDGVVIVSSFFNIMPVDNPYLDCIVTNLRYITQPGSKVYIPPFPLSWLHYTEGRNYYAYHGSLTQPPCSEIVTWLIDPLPVAISSNQVAQFREIRSSDGLLLTNCRPVQYLNERDVYHYA, from the exons ATGGAATCGATGTCACGTACCATGAGTTGCGA GTATGTGAGCGCGATCAATATTCAATTACCGaacgattataaatttcatctaCACTTTGTGAACGACAAAGCGTTGCTGTCCAGCGAATTGTTGAAGTGGTCTCACATCTTTTCACGAACCTCCGTCATCGAAGAAGAATGCCAATCGCCGATCTTTTCGTTCGGATATGCCGCTCACAATGGACCTCATACTTGGAAAACCTTTTATCCAGAGAGTACTGGTTACAATCAATCGCCGATCAATATCACCACGACCATTGCGATCGGAGAGTACGATAATATCGAATGGGTCGGTCATAATACAGTACCCTGTTCTATGATCATGGCAAACGATGGAAATTCTG TTATAGTATGTGGTACTTGGTGTGGCCGTGCACATCCCTTCATCAAAGGAGGCCCTTTGACCGATATATACAACTTTCATTCGATGATGTTCCATTGGGGCCCATCGGACAACGAAGGAAGCGAGCATACAATCAACCATGTCCGTTATGCGATGGAATTGCAATTCATACACGTCAAGCGTGGCTTATTTTCACCTCTCCAGGCAGTTTTACTAGGTGCAAAGGACGGAGTGGTGATCGTGTCCTCATTCTTTAAC ATAATGCCTGTTGACAATCCTTACTTGGATTGCATAGTAACAAATTTGAGATACATTACGCAACCCGGTAGCAAAGTGTATATACcaccttttcctctctcatgGCTACATTATACCGAAGGAAGGAATTACTACGCCTATCACGGTTCCCTGACTCAGCCACCCTGCAGCGAAATTGTCACTTGGCTTATCGATCCTCTTCCAGTAGCAATTTCCTCGAATCAG GTCGCACAATTTAGAGAAATCCGTTCGAGCGATGGATTGCTTCTGACGAATTGCAGACCGGTTCAATACTTGAACGAACGTGACGTTTATCATTACGCATAG